From a single Aestuariibius sp. HNIBRBA575 genomic region:
- a CDS encoding rod shape-determining protein MreD gives MVEAPASRIWIARGTYITIAILLIFLQLLPLNTLPPRWAPPDLILAVTLAWVARRPDFMPILSVAFVFLLCDFLFQRPPGLYTALMLILTETLRARSRNLRNSAFSVEWATIALGIVAITFGYRLVQSVALLHQAPFWLTMVQMVLTILIYPVVAVLSQILFGIARPAPGQVDSLGHRL, from the coding sequence ATGGTTGAAGCCCCAGCAAGCCGGATATGGATCGCACGCGGCACCTATATCACCATCGCGATCCTATTGATATTCCTGCAACTTTTGCCGCTCAACACATTGCCCCCACGCTGGGCACCGCCGGATTTAATCCTAGCTGTGACATTGGCTTGGGTGGCACGACGCCCGGATTTTATGCCCATTCTGTCCGTCGCATTCGTTTTTTTGTTGTGTGATTTTTTGTTCCAGCGCCCGCCGGGACTATATACTGCATTGATGTTGATTCTGACGGAAACCTTGCGGGCCCGATCCCGAAATCTGCGCAATTCTGCCTTTTCGGTGGAATGGGCGACCATTGCGTTGGGTATCGTGGCGATCACGTTTGGCTATCGGTTGGTGCAATCTGTCGCGCTGCTGCATCAGGCGCCGTTTTGGTTGACGATGGTGCAGATGGTGCTGACGATCCTGATCTATCCGGTGGTGGCCGTGTTGTCGCAAATTCTGTTTGGCATTGCCCGCCCGGCTCCGGGGCAGGTTGATTCATTGGGACATCGGCTATGA
- the mreC gene encoding rod shape-determining protein MreC, with amino-acid sequence MANDRNREDFVAPIRRLLVGVLVLLMFAVFLIWRIDSPRVERFRADIINRFVPSFEWAMAPVTGMINLVSDFQSYQRLSDQNQELRRELQQMKAWREAAIRLGQENAKLRDLNNVQLDLQLTYVTGVVLADSGSPFHQSLLLNIGARDGIVDGWAAMDGLGLVGRISGVGNDTARVILLTDTSSRIPVNIQDAGQRAILSGDNTLHPPLEFIENADLVRPGDRVVTSGDGGVFPAGLQVGEVALGVDRRLRVRLSADYERLEFLRVLRSHGTENITDPGGLIAPGLLPVFEDETTGANDG; translated from the coding sequence TTGGCCAATGACAGAAACAGAGAAGATTTTGTAGCCCCGATCCGGCGTTTGCTGGTTGGGGTTCTGGTGCTGTTGATGTTCGCGGTTTTCCTGATCTGGCGGATCGATTCCCCACGTGTGGAACGGTTCCGCGCCGACATTATCAACCGGTTTGTGCCCAGTTTTGAATGGGCCATGGCCCCTGTGACCGGGATGATCAATCTGGTGTCGGATTTCCAATCCTACCAACGTCTGTCGGATCAAAATCAGGAATTGCGGCGCGAATTACAACAGATGAAGGCCTGGCGCGAAGCTGCGATCCGGTTGGGGCAGGAAAATGCCAAACTGCGTGATTTGAACAATGTACAGCTGGATTTACAGCTGACCTATGTGACCGGCGTGGTGTTGGCGGATAGCGGGTCGCCGTTTCACCAATCCTTGCTACTGAATATCGGCGCGCGTGATGGCATCGTTGATGGCTGGGCGGCGATGGATGGGCTGGGTCTGGTGGGGCGGATCAGCGGTGTGGGCAATGACACAGCCCGCGTGATCCTGTTGACCGACACGTCCAGCCGCATCCCCGTCAATATCCAAGACGCAGGCCAACGCGCCATTCTGTCAGGGGATAACACCCTGCACCCGCCCTTGGAATTCATCGAAAACGCCGATTTGGTGCGTCCCGGTGACCGGGTTGTGACATCGGGCGATGGCGGTGTTTTCCCGGCGGGTTTGCAGGTGGGCGAAGTGGCATTGGGCGTGGATCGTCGATTACGCGTGCGTTTGTCGGCGGATTACGAGCGGCTTGAATTTCTGCGGGTTTTGCGCAGCCACGGCACCGAAAACATCACCGATCCCGGCGGGTTAATCGCCCCCGGTCTGCTGCCCGTCTTTGAGGACGAAACAACAGGGGCCAACGATGGTTGA
- a CDS encoding rod shape-determining protein, with protein sequence MGLFGNLGGMFSSDMAIDLGTANTLVYVKGRGVILSEPSVVAYHVKDGVKKVLAVGEDAKLMLGRTPGSIEAIRPMREGVIADFDVAEEMIKHFIRKVHKRTTFSKPKIIVCVPHGATPVEKRAIRQSVLSAGARRAGLIAEPIAAAIGAGMPITDPTGNMVVDIGGGTTEVAVLSLGDIVYARSVRVGGDRMDEAIISYLRRQHNLLIGESTAERIKTSIGAARMPDDGRGQSMHIRGRDLLNGVPKETEISQAQVAEALAEPVQQICEAVMTALEATPPDLAADIVDRGVMLTGGGALLGELDLALREQTGLAISVADESLNCVALGTGKALEYEKQLRHVIDYDS encoded by the coding sequence ATGGGACTATTCGGAAATCTTGGCGGCATGTTTTCATCAGACATGGCGATTGATCTGGGCACAGCAAACACGCTGGTTTACGTCAAAGGTCGCGGTGTGATCCTGAGCGAACCGTCCGTGGTGGCCTATCACGTCAAGGATGGCGTCAAAAAAGTGCTGGCCGTGGGCGAAGACGCCAAGCTGATGTTGGGGCGCACGCCCGGCAGCATCGAAGCGATCCGCCCCATGCGCGAAGGCGTGATTGCCGATTTTGACGTCGCCGAGGAAATGATCAAACATTTCATCCGCAAGGTTCACAAACGCACAACATTTTCTAAACCGAAAATCATCGTCTGTGTGCCCCACGGGGCGACGCCGGTTGAAAAACGCGCCATTCGCCAATCGGTTTTGTCCGCTGGTGCGCGCCGTGCCGGGCTGATCGCAGAACCGATTGCTGCGGCGATTGGTGCGGGCATGCCGATCACCGATCCGACCGGGAACATGGTTGTTGATATTGGCGGCGGCACCACCGAAGTGGCGGTTCTGTCACTGGGTGACATCGTTTATGCGCGCTCCGTGCGCGTCGGTGGGGATCGCATGGACGAAGCGATCATTTCCTATCTGCGACGCCAGCATAACCTGCTGATCGGGGAATCCACCGCTGAGCGGATCAAAACATCCATCGGCGCGGCACGTATGCCCGATGATGGCCGTGGCCAGTCGATGCATATCCGGGGCCGTGATTTGTTGAATGGTGTGCCCAAAGAAACCGAAATTTCCCAAGCCCAAGTCGCCGAAGCCTTGGCCGAACCGGTCCAGCAAATCTGCGAAGCGGTGATGACCGCGCTGGAAGCCACCCCACCCGATCTGGCCGCAGACATTGTCGATCGCGGCGTGATGCTGACCGGCGGTGGCGCGTTGCTGGGTGAATTGGATCTGGCGTTGCGCGAACAGACCGGGCTAGCCATTTCCGTGGCCGACGAAAGCTTGAACTGCGTGGCATTGGGCACCGGCAAAGCGCTGGAATACGAAAAACAACTGCGCCATGTAATTGACTACGACAGCTGA
- the rlmJ gene encoding 23S rRNA (adenine(2030)-N(6))-methyltransferase RlmJ, whose translation MLSYQHIFHAGNLADVQKHSLLAWMLDYLTQKPKPVSYIETHAGRGLYHLDAAEAVKTGEAAAGIAVAEDWFDADHPYMRALDFIRNARGETAYPGSPAVAASLLRGDDPMHLAELHPRERDALQDVMGRRAKVYAQDGFSMAHAICPPDPRRGLMLIDPSYEVKSDYVRMPGIITQLHRKWNVGVIALWYPILTDGPHQSMIKTLLAEDLPKVVHHEVRFPPAREGHRMIGSGMFVVNAPWGLSDEATRISALFDAAFGANGAA comes from the coding sequence ATGCTGTCATATCAACATATTTTTCACGCCGGGAATCTGGCCGATGTCCAGAAACACAGCCTGTTGGCGTGGATGCTGGATTATCTGACCCAAAAGCCCAAACCGGTTTCCTATATCGAAACCCATGCGGGGCGGGGCCTGTATCATCTGGATGCGGCTGAGGCCGTGAAAACCGGCGAAGCGGCGGCCGGTATTGCCGTGGCCGAGGATTGGTTTGACGCGGATCATCCCTATATGCGGGCCTTGGATTTTATTCGCAATGCGCGCGGCGAAACCGCCTATCCCGGATCGCCCGCCGTGGCGGCGTCGCTGCTGCGGGGCGATGATCCGATGCATTTGGCGGAATTGCATCCACGTGAACGCGATGCGTTGCAGGATGTGATGGGCCGTCGCGCCAAAGTCTATGCCCAAGACGGGTTTTCCATGGCCCATGCGATCTGTCCGCCTGATCCACGGCGCGGGCTGATGCTGATTGATCCGTCTTATGAGGTGAAATCCGATTACGTGCGTATGCCCGGCATCATCACGCAGCTGCATCGCAAATGGAATGTAGGGGTGATTGCCCTGTGGTATCCGATTTTGACGGATGGGCCGCATCAGTCCATGATCAAAACCCTGCTGGCCGAAGACCTGCCCAAAGTGGTCCACCACGAAGTGCGGTTTCCACCTGCGCGCGAAGGCCATCGGATGATTGGGTCAGGGATGTTTGTGGTCAATGCGCCATGGGGTCTGTCGGACGAAGCAACGCGGATTTCAGCGCTGTTTGACGCCGCGTTTGGAGCGAACGGGGCGGCATAA